Genomic DNA from Schistocerca gregaria isolate iqSchGreg1 chromosome 4, iqSchGreg1.2, whole genome shotgun sequence:
CCAAGTTTCTGACTTGAATTTCCTACATAAACGCTGAAGGAAGATATGAGCTATATGGCTACCTGGTTGAACTGACAACTTCATTTGGATAACAGATCAAATACCATCATTCGGCAGATAGGAATCGAACAAGACCTTTTATTCAAATAAAGAATATTCTCATTGAGACACAGTTCCCAACACACAGTGCACTACACAAGTACGTAAAATTCTCTCATATAGCTTAATATGATGCCCTGTACGGTAGGAACAAAGTCTCAATAAACTGTTTTAGTGAACTAAAATATGTTGTTTTATATCTGTGTGGCCAAAAGATGATTATTTACTGAAACTAACTAACAGCTTAATGTCGAATTCAGGTTAACGTTAATTATCGGTATCAAAACGTGAAATATACCATGCCATTTCTTGTAGAACTTTCACTCTATGATCACTAAATTTCTAAAAGTAGTGCTCCCGTTAAATTCTGCAATCttaaaagcacaaaaatattcttTACAGGATTGcacatgttatccatttttgacgATTACTGCTCTTTAAAGCAACAGATACATCCCAGCACACTATGGAAGGTGGATGCAAAAATACAGTAGGAATTCTGTGCTCCATCACAGCGGAATCGGTCATCTTCTACACGGCCATTGGCAGCACATACCCAGCTGTACCCTGGGTCACTTcctctgcgctagagggcagttgctTTGTTTTGACAGGAACTCAGTTTTCCGTCACATGACTGCCCGTCGTCGAATCATCGTAGCCCGGACACGCCCAGGTTGCACGATATATAAAGGTACACACGGAAATATTTTTCTGCAGTTGCGTTTTAGTGCACAGTTCCACTGTAAGTATTATTTAAGATGTACCGTAATGTGTTGGTTTTATTACGAAGGGCTCTTTTGACTGAGTGTAAAGGATAGTTCTTGAAATTTTAAGGTTACTTAAGAAAGTGGATTAGTGGTATTTTGGGTTGGAAGTGCGTACACTGACGAAGTATGGCTATATTTTATTGTAAGCCTAATGCAGCAGTAAGAAGTTAGTGAAAGCGTTCACTCGTGGTTGATCGTGAAAGTACTCCAAAATAGTAGGCGTTGAGGTGTAAAGGTAAATGTTCAGGGTCATCATTCAAATTGTTTAGCTTTCTGAAATCGTGTTAATACGGAGTTTAAACACGAAGTTGTTCAGATTCTCACACTTTTtaaaatgatgcagagaaatttTTGGGGGGAAATTCTTTATGGTCTACGGTAGTTAAATGCAAGGTGCTGGGTTTGATTTCAGACTCTGCTGGCAGTGTTCTGTTAGGCAGCTTCCCGATATCATAGCTGTGTAGTGAAAGATTCAGAGATCTGGTTATCTCGGTGATGGAGAAATAAAAATTGGTTGTATTCATATCAGATAACGGAATTTTGCCACACTATTCGTGGCTTCATTTTCATGACAATTACCGAACCTCCATGTCATGTCTTCTAAAGTAGCAAACTGTTTCGTCCCCGTAGGCTGCCTTATTCTTTGATTGGGCGACTAGATTGCTACGATTGTGTGACTATTTTAAAGTAGTACAGAACGGTCTCCAGGCATAATACAAAATATCCAACAGCAGTACATCATGCAAGAGCCCAATGCGTCATTGTAGCAAGTGTGCTGCTATGATTTATAGTATGAAGGCAACGAATTTTTCACAGGCACCACTTTAAAAATTACTGACACTCGCAATAGCAAGTTTTGACGAAATGAGACTGACAAACGAAGAAAAGAAATGGCATTGTTTCGCATTGTTGCGTCATCGCGATCTTGTTCACGCTTACTATTATGGAGAATGACATTTTACCAAAAACCTGAAACGTAGAGATGGAAAACTAGTAAATGGGAATAAAGTAGGTATTTCTGTAACTGAAAGAATAACCTAGTTAACCAGATACACACACTGTGTGTGACTAGTGTATTGAAACATAGTAATAAAATATAGGGAACTGCTTCGACAGGACACCCACCTTAAGCCACAAATGGTGATATTAACGAAATGAAAGATGCATTTCAGCCAAAGGGCTCATCTTAAGGTGCTTTGTCAATGTCAGCTTTACATCATTTCGTTCGTTACTTTTAGTTGTAGACGTATGGTTCTGGATAGTATTTATGTACAAATACACAATGCAAACGTTCTGTGCCTTCGGCAGGTAATGCTCTTGCTATTAAGGGACTGTTCAAAATCCGCCTTCAAGGCTTTGCATGGCTAAAATTCAACCCGCTATCTGTGATAGGGTACATGGTACTTTCTAAAACCGTAGTTGGTGGAACACACAGCATTTATGCCCACAAACCATGAGGCTGCAAAGCTCATACGCAGTATGTAATAGATTCTTCACCATTAATTACGCTGTCTGGTTTGTTTTTCTAGGTAGGTACCGGCAACCATGGATCTGCTTCCTCTGCAGTTTGCCGCGCCTAGTGTGGTAAGGCACCGTGACAGTAACAATACAGAATGTTCTATTTTCACTTGAAATACTATGCCAGAGAAGTTTAATATCGGTTATTTATTGATAGTATATGTTTCCACAACGGAATGTTGTGGAATAATTTAGCAGCTCCACATGTCTTAAACGGCTTAACGTTGTGTAATGCTGACGTACGAGTCAAAAGTCTTAGTATAGAATCTAGACCTTGTGTCTAGACAATCTAAACGGCCATTTAACTGCTGTTAAGGTGTTACATGCTTCTCGACCCGCCTGCAACACGTTGGTGTGCTACTGTCGTAGGTAGTTCACTGCTTCATACGAACTTTCATAATAGATTTAATGTAGAAATAGGCTACGGTGAAGATTCTGTGTCGGGGGTGACTTAAATTTCTTAAATGTTTATGGACCTTAGACTGCAGGTTTGCACCAAATAATCACTGAGGTATACCGACGCATTTTGCGTGTTACTGTTCATCAGTGGCTTAATAAAAGGAAGCGAAACGTCTGATAGAAGAAATACCGCCTTCGTTCAGTTGCAGGCGGTTCGAATAAAATGTATTTAAATAGTTGATTGCAAATAGTGATGTAAGAAAAATGTTTGCAGATTCCTTCAACTGACCTCACGCGTCCGGTACCGTCAGTCACACTAACAGCGCATGGCAGTATCAGCAGAATAAAGGTAAGCCAACGTATCGTATTTCTTTTAAATGGTAAAATGTTTCTTCTGCCACATACGAGTTGATGTAATTAGGTGCCTTTCAAGAACCATAGATACTAACTGGACTCGCAAACTCTGCTCCTGAGCGAGTTACCAATAGGAAAAAGCGTAAAACAGCGCTGTAGCAAAATGGTTTGTCCTCAGACGCAAAACTCCAATTGTGGCATAACTGGCGACATGTTGTATTAGTAATGACgtcaatatttatttttttttcgtgGTCGTTGCACTCAGAATACCGCTTCCATTCTCAAGGAGCTGCTATCCTGTTTACGAAAGTATTATTCAAATGTTGTCTATTCAGACCTCATCACTGCAGCCTCTCACTAACCTTCAGAATGAGAACCCTCCTGTGTCGAAATGAAATTCGGGCGACAGCGTGAGTTTTCAAACTTTACAACTGCAGAGTAAGAATGAGATAGCGATAATTGTCTTTTGCAATGAATGAGCCGTGGCTTAATCTGCTTGAAGCACAAACCCCGTAACTTCCATCGCCACTTGCCCGTAATCGCCTTGTCTTCAGGCACAGTAAATTACTGAACGTTGCCGAGTGTCTTCATGGAAAATGACTCCCAGGAGCTAAGCACGAAACTTTGTCCGCCCACTGAACACGGAGTAACAGTATTAACCCTTTTGCCTGCCTATTCTCTTCAGTGATTCTTCCACAAACATATTTGATGCCTCTTCATAGATGAGGTAGTACGAAGCTTGTCCACTTCTGCTAATAACCTGAATTTGGGACCTTGTTACCCTGCAAAATGTTTCAACGAATGTCCAGTCGTGACAGGCTCGAAATACAGTCGCATATTCGTGTCGCAGGTAACAGAGGCGGCACTACAGAAAGATGTTTGCGACGACCACGTCGAGGTTGAAGTCCATTACTGCGGCCTAAACCTCACGGACCACTACTTGCGCTTGGGTATAATAAGGAACAGACTGTTCCCGGTTATCATGGGCAGCGAATGTTCCGGCATCGTGACACGTGTGGGCAGTGCAGTCACCGATCTGCAGGTAAGGCACGATTTCTTATTCCCATCAATGCTGTAGTTTTCGAGAGTAAAGCTAATGTTCTAATATTCTGTTACAGGAGGGCCAGAAGGTGCTGTGTCTGCAAATGCAAGGTGGTCTGTTTAGGCATGTTGTCCACGTCGAACGCAAGTACTGCTTTCCGCTGCCGGAAGATATTAGCCTAAAAGATGCCGTCAGTCTTGGTCTAAACTTCGTTGTGGCCCACTTCTGCCTGTATAAATTCGGATGCCTTGCGAAGGCGGAAAAAGTATTTATGCAGTCGGTCGCAGGTAAACTTTGATGCAATTTTCACTAGGCTCATTCTCGTATGCTAGtgcatatttctgttccattttccATGTGTTCGAAAAAGTATCAGACCtttaagcgctgatagaaagcactgaagcttaaATTGTCATAGGAACAGAAAGGCGCAGGTAAATTTTGCCGAAATTTTTATTGGCGCTAACAGTCTTCAGGAAGGGTGGATTAAattaagtaggtggtggtgtgtttgtgtctcttgGCAGTAGGTATCTCTTGCGAATTACTACGGGGAAAGGATATCCTAAACAGCTGTACcaaaataattggctccttctaccgacccccagctcAGATAAATagtagctgaacagttcaaagaaaatttgaatctCGTTACAAATATAATAAAGTTATAATTGATGGAGACTTCATTctgccctcgatttgttggcgaaaataaatgttCGAATCCGATGGTAGACGGGAACTTTGTTCCGAAacggtactaaatgctttctctgagaatgacTTGGTCCAATTAGTTCAtgggcccacacgaattgtaaacggttgcgaaaacacgcttgacctcttagccacaaataatcctgatctaataaagcgtcatgacggatacagggattagtgaacacaaggtcattgtagcgtgTCTatgaaccatatcaaccaaaaccactaaaaagaaGCGCAAAATATATCTAAAACAGCAGGTAAAAATTCGCTTGATTCCTTCATGAGTGGGTCTAATCTAATTATGTaaccgtagaccagatgtggctcaaattcgaagatgcagtatcgacagcaatagatagccATAGCAAATAATTTAATAAGCGACGGGAGTGTTACACCGTGGTACTGAaaacatcagaacactgttgcagaagcaacgaaaaaagcataccaaatccaGAAAAACGCAAACCCCAAGACTAGctgagtttcacggaagctcgaaatgcaGAGCgggcgtcaatgcgagatgctttcaatagtttccacaacgaaagtctagAAATATTGTAGGAAAcctagagattctggtcatatgtaaagtataccagtggcAAAAACCGCTACCGTCaccgcgcgatagcgatggaaatgtttggGATGATggtgccgctaaaacggagttactACATAGTTTCCGTAGTGTCTTCACGAGAgaggatgaagtaaatattccagaacaagttatgtgttgcgaaacaacttaaatcaattaaggcaagtcttccggtccagatggtataccagtcgggttcctttctgagtatgcagacagaatagcgcctttcttagcaatcgcatacaaccgctcacttgacgaaaggtttgTTCCTAAAGGCTGGAAAGTAGCACGGGTTACACCGAAGTTCAAGAATGGAAATAGGtgcaacccattgaattacagacccagatCACTGACCAAAAttcgcagtaggattttggagcttatactgtactggtacattatgaaataccttgaaGAAAAGACTTGATACataacagattcagaaaataccgttcttgtgcaacacatgaaGTAATGTCTGCTGTCGACAAAGGATCTGATCGATTTGATACTCCGAGAAAGCTTTTGATATCGTTCCCGACAAGCGACTATTAACAAAaattggagtatcgtctcagttgactggattcgtgatttcctctcagatcacagttggtagtgatagacgataaatcCAGTAgatcagaagtgatatctggcgttctgtaaggtagtgtcataggccctctgcttttcctGGTTTAAATAAGTGATCTAGGTCGTATTCTGAGCAGCCCCTTCtacttttagctgatgacgctgtaattcaccgtcttgtaaactcatcagacgGTAAACTAGagaatctgtatggtgcgaaaagcgacaATTGGCACTGAATAAAAAGTGCGAGgtcgtccacatgggtactaagagaaatcagatatatttagggtatacgataaatcgcacgaatctgagggctgtcagttctactaaatacctaggaattacaattacgagcaacttaaatgggaaagacgACGTAGAAACCACGTAGgtgaagcagatggcgctatgttagCAGAACACATAGATGCAAGAGACAGCATACACTGAACTTGTCcgccctctgttggaatattgctgcgcggtatgggatcttgaacgggttggattgacggaggacatataaAAATTGCACAGAAGGGTACCCCGTTTCATGTCATCGCGCAACAGGGGTGAATGTCATTGATAGGCGAGTTGGGGTGGGAGTCACTGCaacgaaggcggttttctttgcgacgagatctatttgcgaaatttcaattaccaacaacATTTTgacagccacctacatagggagaaatgatcataaaataagagaaatctgagctcgagcggaaagatttaggtgttgctGTTCCCGCACGCCATTCGAGAGGGGAGTGGTATAATAGTAGAATGAAAACGAtctgatgaaccctttgccaggcacgaagtgtgaattgcagagtaaccgtgtggATATAGACACACACCTGCCGTAGCGTAACAGCACAGCGACATTCTCATATGACGTCGAACATAAATTAACTGGGACAATGAGAGCATACAGGTACTCTTTTTCCGTCCTCGTTGACATCACAACAGAAAAGTGCACTAGCTACCACGATGAAACTGCCAGAGCACAAAATACAACTTCTATGTGGGAATTTGACACGTTGTCCAACCTTACGTTAGACTGCCACCGAAATTTTCATTCCATTATAACCGGTAGTGTCATAAACCTACCTCCTGTAGCCACCGAGAATGTCGGCTGTATTTTATACGGACAAAATATTCATTATCTGCAGCAGTCGTAAAGTAAAAGGACTAGAGACGGCGCACTGCAATATTTGCTCGGTCGCATCAATTCGAGCACACAGGCTGGTAATGCGAAAATGTTAACCAGTTCACTTACGTGTTGAAAACGTATAGGTCCACCAAATTacagaaactgaaagaacaagGAAAGGAATATCAAATGGAGACAGTGTTCCTGGTGTACTTACCGTTACGTGGTGAATAAAGACTACTGAAAAGTTTTGTAACTACCGTTTCAAGAGCATTTTAGAAAGTGTTAAATTTGAGATTAGGGATAACTCAGTCCTTCGGACAAGGCACAAGTACCATGTGAACACACTGCTCAGAAATTTAGTGGTGTTGTCCTCGTATAGTTGTCTGGGATTTTAGCTATTAGCATCCACACACGGGTGCACGGTTACGCGAAAATTGTGAAAGAGCTTTGGTTTCTAAATTTGGGTGAGATTGAAGTAAAAATAGGTGCACTGGATGTGGGGAAACTGGTTGTAATGTGTTTAGGATTTCTGATAAATCAAATAACGTTAATGACACTGAAAATGGTTTTAGGCGCAACATGGGATTGACATTAAGCACATACACTGTTTAATGGACTAAGGGACAGGACGTGCTGAAATAAATGCCTCGAACGTCCAAAGGCAGGTATGCTGGACTCGCACTCGTCCGGAATTGCACCCACTCATCAGCTTAGCGACTTCAGTATGGAATATTCGGATGTAAATAGcaataatacaaataaaaatcCTGCAACCAGCTGCAAAACAAAATTGGAACCTCTGGTGCTCTTGGGGCCAGGTGTGGCAGACTCAGAATTTGCTGCTCAATACTTAGTTGCATTACTTTAGCTCACTGGCGCTGAATCTTCATTAATTCGATACAAATTCCCGTCTCATTTCAGGTGGTGTCGGCACGGCACTCATCCAGCTTGCTCAGACCGTGgacgatgtggaagttgtagggacAGCTTCAGAATCAAAGCACGAAAAGCTCC
This window encodes:
- the LOC126267395 gene encoding synaptic vesicle membrane protein VAT-1 homolog isoform X2, with amino-acid sequence MDLLPLQFAAPSVIPSTDLTRPVPSVTLTAHGSISRIKVTEAALQKDVCDDHVEVEVHYCGLNLTDHYLRLGIIRNRLFPVIMGSECSGIVTRVGSAVTDLQEGQKVLCLQMQGGLFRHVVHVERKYCFPLPEDISLKDAVSLGLNFVVAHFCLYKFGCLAKAEKVFMQSVAGGVGTALIQLAQTVDDVEVVGTASESKHEKLRSLGVKRVFRHDDYETEILQNYPEGVDIVVNTNGGSDLEKCLKILRPVGKLVLLGSNSTATYSKYTSWGLMRPKWDGGSVSSADVVSKNYCIAGVNIGMWLDLHPEAVQRSLNEIFKLYSSGKIQPCIHVVLPFEDVSTLC